From a region of the Panthera uncia isolate 11264 chromosome B1, Puncia_PCG_1.0, whole genome shotgun sequence genome:
- the DKK4 gene encoding dickkopf-related protein 4 produces MAVVVLLGLSWFCAPLSALVLDFNNIKSSADVHGARKGSQCLSDKDCSSRKFCLKPQDERPFCATCRGLRRRCQRNAMCCPGTLCMNDVCTTMEDATPILERQMDDQDDIETKGTTEHPIQENKPKRKPNIKKPQGGKGQEGERCLRTLDCGAGLCCARHFWTKICKPVLLEGQVCSRRGHKDTAQAPEIFQRCDCGPGLICRNQVTGNQQHTRLRVCQKI; encoded by the exons ATGGCGGTGGTGGTCTTGCTGGGGCTCAGCTGGTTCTGTGCCCCCCTGAGTGCTCTGGTTTTGGACTTCAACAACATCAAGAGCTCTGCCGACGTGCACGGGGCTCGGAAG GGTTCACAGTGCTTGTCTGACAAGGACTGCAGTTCCAGAAAATTCTGCCTCAAGCCTCAAGATGAGAGGCCATTCTGTGCTACATGTCGCGGGTTACGAAGGAGGTGCCAACGTAATGCCATGTGCTGTCCTGGAACACTGTGCATGAATG ATGTTTGTACTACAATGGAAGATGCAACCCCAATATTGGAAAGGCAGATGGATGACCAagatgatatagaaacaaaaggaacaacTGAGCATCCAATTcaggaaaacaaacccaaaagaaagccaaatattAAGAAACCACAAGGCGGGAAGG GACAAGAGGGAGAAAGATGCCTTAGAACTTTGGACTGTGGAGCTGGACTCTGCTGTGCTCGTCATTTCTGGACTAAAATTTGTAAGCCAGTTCTATTGGAGGGACAGGTCTGCTCTAGGAGAGGGCATAAAGATACCGCTCAGGCTCCAGAAATCTTCCAGCGCTGTGACTGTGGTCCTGGACTAATATGTCGAAATCAAGTGACTGGCAACCAACAACACACACGGTTAAGAGTATGCCAAAAAATCTAA